The Stackebrandtia nassauensis DSM 44728 genome includes the window TTCGACAGCCGTCGTGGTGCCGGTGGACGGTGAGATCACCGGCACCACGACGATGAACGGGATTTTCAAGGGAGAAGCAGTGGCAGGCAAGATCTTCGACTTCATCATCGTGGGCGGCGGCTCGGCGGGAAGCGCGCTGGCCAACCGGCTGTCGGCCGACCCGGACAACCAGGTCCTGGTCCTGGAGGCCGGACGGCCCGACTGGCTGTGGGACGTGTACGTCCACATGCCAGCGGCACTGTCCTTTCCGATCGGTTCGAAGTTCTACGACTGGAAGTACGAGTCCGATCCCGAGCCGCACATGAACGGCCGCCGCGTCTACCACGCGCGCGGCAAACTGCTGGGCGGCTCCTCCAGCATCAACGGCATGATCTTCCAGCGCGGCAACCCGATGGACTACCAGCGCTGGGCCGCCGACGCCGGCATGGACGCCTGGGACTACGCGCACTGCCTGCCGTACTTCAAACGCATGGAGACCTGCCTGGCCGACCCGGACAATCCCTTCCGGGGCGACGACGGGCCGCTGAAACTGGAACGCGGACCCGCGCGCGGGCCGCTGTTCGACGCGTTCTTCGCGGCGGCGCAGCAGGCCGGGCACGAGCTCACCGACGACGTCAACGCCTACAAGCAGGAGGGCTTCGCCGCCTTCGATCGCAACGTCTACAGGGGACGGCGGTTGTCGGCCGCCCGGGCCTACCTGCACCCGGCGATGAAGCGCCCCAACCTGACCGTCCTGACCGGAGCGACCGTCACCAAGATCGCCTTCGACGGCGACCGCGCCGTCGGCCTTGACGTGTGGCACCGCGGCAAACTGCGCGGCGTGCGCGGCGGCGAGATCATCCTGTCCGGCGGCGCCATCAACACCCCGCAGCTGTTGCAGCTGTCCGGGATCGGCGACGAGACCCACCTGCGCGAGGCCGGGGTCGACACCCGGCTGCACCTGCCCGGCGTCGGCGCCAACCTCCAGGACCACCTCGAGGTCTACATCCAGCACGCCTGCACCCAGCCGGTGTCGATGCAGCCGAACCTGCAGCTGTGGCGACGTCCGTTCATCGGCGCCCAGTGGCTGTTCGCCCGCTCGGGTCCCGGTGCCAGCAACCACTTCGAGGCCGGAGGCTTCATCCGCTCCAACCCCGACGTGGCCTACCCGAACCTCATGTACCACTTCCTGCCGATCGCGATCCGCTACGACGGCACCGCGCCCACCCAGGGCCACGGCTACCAGCTGCACGTCGGCCCCATGTACTCCGACGCGCGCGGGCACGTGCGGATCCGCTCCACCAACCCGATGGAGAAACCCTCGATCCTGTTCAACTACCTGTCGACCGAACAGGACCGTCGCGAATGGGTGGAGGCGATCCGACGCAGCCGCGAGATCCTGGAACAGCCCGCCTTCGCCGACCTGAGCGGCGGCGAACTGTCGCCCGGCTCCGGCGTGGAGTCCGACGAGGAGATCCTGCGCTGGGTCGCCGACGACGCCGAGACCGCGCTGCACCCATCCTGCACCGCCAAGATGGGCACCGGCGAGGACGCGGTCGTCGACCCGGAATCGCTTCGGGTGCACGGCATCCAGGGACTGCGGGTCGTGGACGCCTCGGCGATGCCGTACATCACCAACGGCAACATCTACGCGCCGGTGATGATGCTGGCCGAGAAGGCCGCCGACGCGATCCTCGGCAACACGCCGCTTCCGGCCGAGAACCTCGAGTTCTACCGGGCGCCCGCCGCCCGATAACGCAGCCCACCGTCGTCCTCGGCCACGGACGGCCGGACGGATACCCGGGACCGGATCGTGGTGCGCGTCGGTTCCAGCACCGCGACCGTCGGGCGCACCCGGCTGATCGGTCCCGCCAAGGTGGAAAACTTCGGCGTCAGGTTCAAGGTCGGCGAGGGCTTCCGCGACGAGGTGACCATCCTGGCCGGACGGCGCAACCTCCACCGTGAGGACCTGCTGGCGCAGCTGAACGCCTTCGACTGGCCGATGGAGTACACATAGGCCCGCCCCGGTGGCACGGGGGAACAACCGGGGCGGGGGCGCTGTCCAAGGCGACTCACACGTAAAAACCCTGGCGCGCTCAGGCCCTACCGGGACACGGAAACCCGGAGGCCTTCACCATGGTGGTGAGCTAATGATCTTAGCCGAACATGTGACGTATGCCAATATATGGAGGCCCTTCGATGCGGGATTAACCGGCCATGTTCGCCGTGCCATTTGGCAAGCTTTCCTTGCCGTCCCAAGGCTCGCAGCCGGTCCTCGGTGGCGGCGCGGGTGCCGGTGAGCGTCACGATCAGCAGCTCGTCACCGATGTGCAGCCGGTCGTTGGGCTCGGGCACGAACAGCCGCCCATTGCGGACGATGCTGTTGATGACGCTGGTCTCGGGCAGCCGCAGCTCGAAGATGTACAGTCCGTGCAGTTTGGACGACTTCGGGATGGTCACGGTCATCAGCGAGGCCCCGATGACGTCCAGCGGCGCCGCCTCGATCTCGACGTCGCGGGTCTGCTCCGGGTCGGCCAGTCCCAGGCCGCGCACCAGCGGTGCCAGACTCGGGCCCTGGATCAACGTGAACACCACGACCAGGACGAAGACGATGTCCAGCAGATACCAGGCACCGGGCACTTCGGACACGACCGGGATGGTGGCCAGCACGATCGGCACCGCGCCTCGCAGTCCCGCCCACGAGATGACGGCCTGCTCCCGCCAGGACCGCCGAAACGGCAGCAGCGACACCGCCACCGACACCGGCCGGGCGATCAGCAGCATCACCGCCCCGATGACCAGCGCGGGCAGCACCACGGCGGGCAACCGGTCCGGGCTGACCAACAGGCCCAGCATCACGAACAGCCCGATCTGCGCCAGCCAGGCCGCGCCCTCGGCGAACGAGCGGGTCGCCGCCCGGTGGGGGAGCGGCGTGTTGCCCAGCAGCACGCTGGCGGCGTAGGCGGCGATGAAACCGCTGGCGTGCACCGCTCCGGCGGTCGCGAACGCCACCATGCCCAGGCCGACACTCAGCAACGGGTACAGGCCTGCGGCGGGCAGCGCGATCCGGCGGGCCATCTGCGCTCCCGCCCAGCCGATCGCCAGTCCGATGAGGACACCGATGAACAGTTCGTAGACCAGGTCACCCAACACGAACACCGGCCCCGCCGGGACGGCCGTGCTCAACAGCAGCACCAGGATCACCGTCGGCGCGTCGTTGAACCCGGACTCGGCCTCCAGCAGCCCCGCCACCCGGGGCGGCAGCGGCAGGTGCCGCAGCACCGAGAACACCGCCGCGGCGTCGGTCGACGACACGATCGCGCCCAGCAGCAGCGACGTCCGCCATTCCATGCCCAGCAGGTAGTGCCCGCCCAGCGCGATGATGCCGGTGCTGATCGCCACGCCCAGCGTCGCCAGCACCCCGGCGGGCAGCACCAGCGTCCGGATGTCGGTCCAGCGCGTGGTCAGACCACCGTCGATGAGGATCAGCGCCAGCGCCACCATCCCCAGGTTCTGCGCCAACTGGGCGTTCTCGAACTTCACCCCCAGCACCGACTCGCCCAGCAGCACCCCCAGCGCGAGGAACGCCAGCAGCGCGGGCAGCCCGAACCGTCCCGCCAGCCGCACCGCCGCCAGACTCGCCAGCAGCGTCAGCCCACCGGCGAGTAGGACGATGTAGAGCTGGTCCAGGCTCATGGCATTCCTCTCATGGGGCTACATCGTCCAACACCCAGCGGTGGCGCTCCGCCGAAACACGGGCATAGGATCGCCTGCGTGAATGACGACGGCGCACAACCCGGTGGTCTTGGCATCCCCGACGGCCTGGAGCGGCTGTGGACGCCGCACCGCATGGCCTACATCAAAGGGGAGGGCAAGCCCACCGGAACCGACGAGGACCCCGTGGGTTGCCCGTTCTGCGAGATGCCGAAACTGGGCGACGAGGAGGGACTGATCGTGGCGCGCGGTGCGCTGGCGTTCTGCGTCCTGAATCTATATCCCTACAACTCCGGCCATCTCATGGTGTGTCCGTACCGCCACGTCGCCGACTACACCGACCTGGACGACGCCGAGGTCGCCGAGGTCGGTGCGATGACGCAGCAGGCGATGCGGGTGATCCGCTCCGTCAGCGGAGCCCATGGGTTCAACATCGGCCTGAACCAGGGCCGGGTGGCCGGGGCGGGCATCGCGGGCCACCTGCACCAGCACGTGGTGCCCCGGTGGGGCGGCGACGGCAATTTCATGCCGATCATCGCCCGCACCAGGGTGCTGCCGGAACTGCTGACCGACACCCGGGACCTGCTCTCGGGCGCCTGGGGCTCGGCCTAGGACGAGGGCCGGGGCCGCGCCCCGGTGACGGCTAGCCGCTGATCGCCGCCTTGATGCGCTCGGCGCCACCGGCAGCCAGCCAGCCCTCGAAGTCGAGCAGACCGGGGTGGAGCTCGCGGATCGCGGGAATGTCGGCGTTCCAGCCGTTCCCCTCAGTCCACAGTGTCCGAATATCGGCGATCTCGGGGCCCAGCCGCTCGGCCTCGGCCGCCGTGAACTGCTCGTACCGGATCTCGCGGCCGAGGGCGGCACTGATCGCCTTCACGGCGGCCACCGGCGTCGGCGCGTCCCCGGCCAGCTCCAGTGCCTTGCCGCCGTAGGTGTCCGGATCGGCGAAGGCCAGCGCCGCGATGGCGCCGACGTCGGCCACGGCGATGATCTGCATCGGACGGTCGGGATGGAACAGGTGCCGGTGAACCCCGTGGCGGATGCCGTCCACCGGCGACTCGCGGAACAGGTAGTTCTCCATGAACCGCACCGGCCGCAACAGCGTGTACCGCCTTCCAGTGGCCTTGATGTGTTCCTCGATGCGCTGTTT containing:
- the betA gene encoding choline dehydrogenase, translated to MNGIFKGEAVAGKIFDFIIVGGGSAGSALANRLSADPDNQVLVLEAGRPDWLWDVYVHMPAALSFPIGSKFYDWKYESDPEPHMNGRRVYHARGKLLGGSSSINGMIFQRGNPMDYQRWAADAGMDAWDYAHCLPYFKRMETCLADPDNPFRGDDGPLKLERGPARGPLFDAFFAAAQQAGHELTDDVNAYKQEGFAAFDRNVYRGRRLSAARAYLHPAMKRPNLTVLTGATVTKIAFDGDRAVGLDVWHRGKLRGVRGGEIILSGGAINTPQLLQLSGIGDETHLREAGVDTRLHLPGVGANLQDHLEVYIQHACTQPVSMQPNLQLWRRPFIGAQWLFARSGPGASNHFEAGGFIRSNPDVAYPNLMYHFLPIAIRYDGTAPTQGHGYQLHVGPMYSDARGHVRIRSTNPMEKPSILFNYLSTEQDRREWVEAIRRSREILEQPAFADLSGGELSPGSGVESDEEILRWVADDAETALHPSCTAKMGTGEDAVVDPESLRVHGIQGLRVVDASAMPYITNGNIYAPVMMLAEKAADAILGNTPLPAENLEFYRAPAAR
- a CDS encoding potassium/proton antiporter; this translates as MSLDQLYIVLLAGGLTLLASLAAVRLAGRFGLPALLAFLALGVLLGESVLGVKFENAQLAQNLGMVALALILIDGGLTTRWTDIRTLVLPAGVLATLGVAISTGIIALGGHYLLGMEWRTSLLLGAIVSSTDAAAVFSVLRHLPLPPRVAGLLEAESGFNDAPTVILVLLLSTAVPAGPVFVLGDLVYELFIGVLIGLAIGWAGAQMARRIALPAAGLYPLLSVGLGMVAFATAGAVHASGFIAAYAASVLLGNTPLPHRAATRSFAEGAAWLAQIGLFVMLGLLVSPDRLPAVVLPALVIGAVMLLIARPVSVAVSLLPFRRSWREQAVISWAGLRGAVPIVLATIPVVSEVPGAWYLLDIVFVLVVVFTLIQGPSLAPLVRGLGLADPEQTRDVEIEAAPLDVIGASLMTVTIPKSSKLHGLYIFELRLPETSVINSIVRNGRLFVPEPNDRLHIGDELLIVTLTGTRAATEDRLRALGRQGKLAKWHGEHGRLIPHRRASIYWHTSHVRLRSLAHHHGEGLRVSVSR
- a CDS encoding HIT family protein, with the protein product MNDDGAQPGGLGIPDGLERLWTPHRMAYIKGEGKPTGTDEDPVGCPFCEMPKLGDEEGLIVARGALAFCVLNLYPYNSGHLMVCPYRHVADYTDLDDAEVAEVGAMTQQAMRVIRSVSGAHGFNIGLNQGRVAGAGIAGHLHQHVVPRWGGDGNFMPIIARTRVLPELLTDTRDLLSGAWGSA
- a CDS encoding NmrA family NAD(P)-binding protein, producing MSKQDKTILVTGATGKQGGVTARALLADGWRVRALVRDAKARTAGALAEAGASLVTGDFDDPASLAAASAGAYGLFAVPPAVYEPQGWNVELETRRGADLVDAATAAGVEHIVFTGIATATGAGLTGSSGKQRIEEHIKATGRRYTLLRPVRFMENYLFRESPVDGIRHGVHRHLFHPDRPMQIIAVADVGAIAALAFADPDTYGGKALELAGDAPTPVAAVKAISAALGREIRYEQFTAAEAERLGPEIADIRTLWTEGNGWNADIPAIRELHPGLLDFEGWLAAGGAERIKAAISG